The following proteins are encoded in a genomic region of Stigmatopora nigra isolate UIUO_SnigA chromosome 3, RoL_Snig_1.1, whole genome shotgun sequence:
- the mthfsd gene encoding methenyltetrahydrofolate synthase domain-containing protein isoform X2 — protein MDPVIKINPAGATKWDIRQKIWDYIEDNNLANFPRPVHNRIPNFKGAVQACNRLTDLQEFKSSQTIKINPDRPQQHARFVTLEAHKTLLVPTPRLRSGLFNKIVPPEGANKEKLRVCSSSQGVKEFSVPIGLEDKVKVDLVVVGSVAVSEKGFRIGKGEGFADLEYAMMASMGAVDESTVVVTVVHDCQMVDIPEELMEPHDLTVDYILTPSRVIKTNCHLPKPQGIIWTKLYPEKLEKIPILKKLLALEEQAGKDVTLGEAPPPSSEPLSPSGPPKNPTRRRPRQKAARQDGRDEPKEEKGAEAGQNARPRPARARKESRGSEGEGAEWRRRRGQNGKGAKERSSQETGGEVGNPNKMPLSVTTVYLGGIPTGLRVSELKTSLRERDAAPLRLTWQGAQHRAFLDYSDPQVAEKALEALQGLNLNGHSVQAELAKSQRRSKRPTGPSNRKPEPATTAAPTSDDTEVAGSKVEDQKQAEQ, from the exons ATGGATCCTGTCATTAAAATCAATCCAG CAGGAGCAACAAAATGGGACATTCGTCAAAAGATTTGGGACTACATCGAAGACAACAATCTGGCGAATTTTCCGAGGCCCGTTCACAATAGAATCCCTAATTTTAAG GGTGCCGTTCAAGCGTGTAACAGGCTGACAGACCTGCAGGAATTCAAGTCCAGTCAAACCATCAAAATAAATCCAGACAGACCTCAGCAGCATGCTCGCTTTGTCACATTGGAA GCACATAAAACTTTGTTGGTCCCAACTCCCCGTCTCCGTTCTGGACTTTTTAACAAGATAGTTCCCCCAGAGGGAGCCAACAAAGAAAAGCTGCGTGTTTGCTCTTCTTCTCAG GGTGTGAAAGAGTTCAGTGTGCCAATTGGCCTGGAGGACAAAGTCAAGGTGGACCTTGTGGTTGTTGGCTCGGTGGCTGTGTCAGAGAAAG GTTTCCGCATTGGAAAAGGAGAGGGCTTTGCTGACCTGGAGTATGCAATGATGGCCTCAATGGGAGCAGTGGATGAGTCCACAGTGGTGGTCACTGTAGTGCATGACTGTCAG ATGGTAGACATTCCCGAAGAACTTATGGAGCCACACGACCTGACAGTGGACTACATACTCACACCAAGCAGAGTCATTAAGACAAACTGCCATCTTCCAAAACCTCAAGGAATTATCTGGACTAAG CTGTACCCTGAAAAGCTGGAGAAGATCCCTATCCTGAAGAAACTCCTGGCCCTGGAGGAGCAGGCAGGGAAGGACGTCACCCTGGGGGAGGCGCCGCCGCCTTCGTCCGAGCCTCTATCTCCAAGCggtccccccaaaaatcccaCCCGCCGCAGGCCGAGGCAAAAAGCGGCCCGTCAGGATGGCCGGGATGAACCCAAGGAGGAGAAGGGTGCGGAAGCGGGACAGAACGCCAGACCGCGTCCTGCTCGAGCAAGGAAGGAAAGTAGAGGAAGTGAGGGTGAGGGTGCCGAATGGAGGAGAAGAAGGGGGCAAAATGGAAAAGGGGCAAAGGAGAGGAGCTCACAGGAGACTGGGGGGGAAGTTGGAAACCCCAATAAGATGCCGCTCAGTGTCACCACAGTATATCTGGGCGGCATACCCACCGGGTTACGCGTCAGCGAGCTGAAGACGTCCCTCCGGGAGAGAGATGCGGCGCCGCTGCGGCTCACCTGGCAGGGAGCTCAGCACCGCGCCTTCTTGGACTACAGCGACCCCCAGGTTGCCGAGAAAGCGCTGGAGGCGCTCCAGGGGCTCAACCTGAATGGGCACAGTGTGCAGGCCGAGCTGGCGAAGAGCCAGCGCCGCAGCAAGAGACCCACCGGCCCTTCCAATCGCAAACCCGAACCCGCAACCACAGCGGCTCCGACATCCGACGACACGGAAGTCGCCGGTTCTAAGGTTGAAGACCAAAAGCAGGCAGAGCAATAA
- the mthfsd gene encoding methenyltetrahydrofolate synthase domain-containing protein isoform X4, which yields MDPVIKINPGATKWDIRQKIWDYIEDNNLANFPRPVHNRIPNFKGAVQACNRLTDLQEFKSSQTIKINPDRPQQHARFVTLEAHKTLLVPTPRLRSGLFNKIVPPEGANKEKLRVCSSSQGVKEFSVPIGLEDKVKVDLVVVGSVAVSEKGFRIGKGEGFADLEYAMMASMGAVDESTVVVTVVHDCQMVDIPEELMEPHDLTVDYILTPSRVIKTNCHLPKPQGIIWTKLYPEKLEKIPILKKLLALEEQAGKDVTLGEAPPPSSEPLSPSGPPKNPTRRRPRQKAARQDGRDEPKEEKGAEAGQNARPRPARARKESRGSEGEGAEWRRRRGQNGKGAKERSSQETGGEVGNPNKMPLSVTTVYLGGIPTGLRVSELKTSLRERDAAPLRLTWQGAQHRAFLDYSDPQVAEKALEALQGLNLNGHSVQAELAKSQRRSKRPTGPSNRKPEPATTAAPTSDDTEVAGSKVEDQKQAEQ from the exons ATGGATCCTGTCATTAAAATCAATCCAG GAGCAACAAAATGGGACATTCGTCAAAAGATTTGGGACTACATCGAAGACAACAATCTGGCGAATTTTCCGAGGCCCGTTCACAATAGAATCCCTAATTTTAAG GGTGCCGTTCAAGCGTGTAACAGGCTGACAGACCTGCAGGAATTCAAGTCCAGTCAAACCATCAAAATAAATCCAGACAGACCTCAGCAGCATGCTCGCTTTGTCACATTGGAA GCACATAAAACTTTGTTGGTCCCAACTCCCCGTCTCCGTTCTGGACTTTTTAACAAGATAGTTCCCCCAGAGGGAGCCAACAAAGAAAAGCTGCGTGTTTGCTCTTCTTCTCAG GGTGTGAAAGAGTTCAGTGTGCCAATTGGCCTGGAGGACAAAGTCAAGGTGGACCTTGTGGTTGTTGGCTCGGTGGCTGTGTCAGAGAAAG GTTTCCGCATTGGAAAAGGAGAGGGCTTTGCTGACCTGGAGTATGCAATGATGGCCTCAATGGGAGCAGTGGATGAGTCCACAGTGGTGGTCACTGTAGTGCATGACTGTCAG ATGGTAGACATTCCCGAAGAACTTATGGAGCCACACGACCTGACAGTGGACTACATACTCACACCAAGCAGAGTCATTAAGACAAACTGCCATCTTCCAAAACCTCAAGGAATTATCTGGACTAAG CTGTACCCTGAAAAGCTGGAGAAGATCCCTATCCTGAAGAAACTCCTGGCCCTGGAGGAGCAGGCAGGGAAGGACGTCACCCTGGGGGAGGCGCCGCCGCCTTCGTCCGAGCCTCTATCTCCAAGCggtccccccaaaaatcccaCCCGCCGCAGGCCGAGGCAAAAAGCGGCCCGTCAGGATGGCCGGGATGAACCCAAGGAGGAGAAGGGTGCGGAAGCGGGACAGAACGCCAGACCGCGTCCTGCTCGAGCAAGGAAGGAAAGTAGAGGAAGTGAGGGTGAGGGTGCCGAATGGAGGAGAAGAAGGGGGCAAAATGGAAAAGGGGCAAAGGAGAGGAGCTCACAGGAGACTGGGGGGGAAGTTGGAAACCCCAATAAGATGCCGCTCAGTGTCACCACAGTATATCTGGGCGGCATACCCACCGGGTTACGCGTCAGCGAGCTGAAGACGTCCCTCCGGGAGAGAGATGCGGCGCCGCTGCGGCTCACCTGGCAGGGAGCTCAGCACCGCGCCTTCTTGGACTACAGCGACCCCCAGGTTGCCGAGAAAGCGCTGGAGGCGCTCCAGGGGCTCAACCTGAATGGGCACAGTGTGCAGGCCGAGCTGGCGAAGAGCCAGCGCCGCAGCAAGAGACCCACCGGCCCTTCCAATCGCAAACCCGAACCCGCAACCACAGCGGCTCCGACATCCGACGACACGGAAGTCGCCGGTTCTAAGGTTGAAGACCAAAAGCAGGCAGAGCAATAA
- the mthfsd gene encoding methenyltetrahydrofolate synthase domain-containing protein isoform X3 gives MDPVIKINPGATKWDIRQKIWDYIEDNNLANFPRPVHNRIPNFKGAFTACPKLSELEVFTQTAGVKVDPDKPLEGARLAVLQAHKTLLVPTPRLRSGLFNKIVPPEGANKEKLRVCSSSQGVKEFSVPIGLEDKVKVDLVVVGSVAVSEKGFRIGKGEGFADLEYAMMASMGAVDESTVVVTVVHDCQMVDIPEELMEPHDLTVDYILTPSRVIKTNCHLPKPQGIIWTKLYPEKLEKIPILKKLLALEEQAGKDVTLGEAPPPSSEPLSPSGPPKNPTRRRPRQKAARQDGRDEPKEEKGAEAGQNARPRPARARKESRGSEGEGAEWRRRRGQNGKGAKERSSQETGGEVGNPNKMPLSVTTVYLGGIPTGLRVSELKTSLRERDAAPLRLTWQGAQHRAFLDYSDPQVAEKALEALQGLNLNGHSVQAELAKSQRRSKRPTGPSNRKPEPATTAAPTSDDTEVAGSKVEDQKQAEQ, from the exons ATGGATCCTGTCATTAAAATCAATCCAG GAGCAACAAAATGGGACATTCGTCAAAAGATTTGGGACTACATCGAAGACAACAATCTGGCGAATTTTCCGAGGCCCGTTCACAATAGAATCCCTAATTTTAAG GGGGCTTTCACTGCTTGCCCCAAGTTGTCTGAACTGGAAGTGTTTACCCAGACCGCTGGGGTGAAGGTGGACCCCGATAAACCTCTTGAGGGGGCTCGACTAGCAGTGCTCCAG GCACATAAAACTTTGTTGGTCCCAACTCCCCGTCTCCGTTCTGGACTTTTTAACAAGATAGTTCCCCCAGAGGGAGCCAACAAAGAAAAGCTGCGTGTTTGCTCTTCTTCTCAG GGTGTGAAAGAGTTCAGTGTGCCAATTGGCCTGGAGGACAAAGTCAAGGTGGACCTTGTGGTTGTTGGCTCGGTGGCTGTGTCAGAGAAAG GTTTCCGCATTGGAAAAGGAGAGGGCTTTGCTGACCTGGAGTATGCAATGATGGCCTCAATGGGAGCAGTGGATGAGTCCACAGTGGTGGTCACTGTAGTGCATGACTGTCAG ATGGTAGACATTCCCGAAGAACTTATGGAGCCACACGACCTGACAGTGGACTACATACTCACACCAAGCAGAGTCATTAAGACAAACTGCCATCTTCCAAAACCTCAAGGAATTATCTGGACTAAG CTGTACCCTGAAAAGCTGGAGAAGATCCCTATCCTGAAGAAACTCCTGGCCCTGGAGGAGCAGGCAGGGAAGGACGTCACCCTGGGGGAGGCGCCGCCGCCTTCGTCCGAGCCTCTATCTCCAAGCggtccccccaaaaatcccaCCCGCCGCAGGCCGAGGCAAAAAGCGGCCCGTCAGGATGGCCGGGATGAACCCAAGGAGGAGAAGGGTGCGGAAGCGGGACAGAACGCCAGACCGCGTCCTGCTCGAGCAAGGAAGGAAAGTAGAGGAAGTGAGGGTGAGGGTGCCGAATGGAGGAGAAGAAGGGGGCAAAATGGAAAAGGGGCAAAGGAGAGGAGCTCACAGGAGACTGGGGGGGAAGTTGGAAACCCCAATAAGATGCCGCTCAGTGTCACCACAGTATATCTGGGCGGCATACCCACCGGGTTACGCGTCAGCGAGCTGAAGACGTCCCTCCGGGAGAGAGATGCGGCGCCGCTGCGGCTCACCTGGCAGGGAGCTCAGCACCGCGCCTTCTTGGACTACAGCGACCCCCAGGTTGCCGAGAAAGCGCTGGAGGCGCTCCAGGGGCTCAACCTGAATGGGCACAGTGTGCAGGCCGAGCTGGCGAAGAGCCAGCGCCGCAGCAAGAGACCCACCGGCCCTTCCAATCGCAAACCCGAACCCGCAACCACAGCGGCTCCGACATCCGACGACACGGAAGTCGCCGGTTCTAAGGTTGAAGACCAAAAGCAGGCAGAGCAATAA
- the mthfsd gene encoding methenyltetrahydrofolate synthase domain-containing protein isoform X1 yields the protein MDPVIKINPAGATKWDIRQKIWDYIEDNNLANFPRPVHNRIPNFKGAFTACPKLSELEVFTQTAGVKVDPDKPLEGARLAVLQAHKTLLVPTPRLRSGLFNKIVPPEGANKEKLRVCSSSQGVKEFSVPIGLEDKVKVDLVVVGSVAVSEKGFRIGKGEGFADLEYAMMASMGAVDESTVVVTVVHDCQMVDIPEELMEPHDLTVDYILTPSRVIKTNCHLPKPQGIIWTKLYPEKLEKIPILKKLLALEEQAGKDVTLGEAPPPSSEPLSPSGPPKNPTRRRPRQKAARQDGRDEPKEEKGAEAGQNARPRPARARKESRGSEGEGAEWRRRRGQNGKGAKERSSQETGGEVGNPNKMPLSVTTVYLGGIPTGLRVSELKTSLRERDAAPLRLTWQGAQHRAFLDYSDPQVAEKALEALQGLNLNGHSVQAELAKSQRRSKRPTGPSNRKPEPATTAAPTSDDTEVAGSKVEDQKQAEQ from the exons ATGGATCCTGTCATTAAAATCAATCCAG CAGGAGCAACAAAATGGGACATTCGTCAAAAGATTTGGGACTACATCGAAGACAACAATCTGGCGAATTTTCCGAGGCCCGTTCACAATAGAATCCCTAATTTTAAG GGGGCTTTCACTGCTTGCCCCAAGTTGTCTGAACTGGAAGTGTTTACCCAGACCGCTGGGGTGAAGGTGGACCCCGATAAACCTCTTGAGGGGGCTCGACTAGCAGTGCTCCAG GCACATAAAACTTTGTTGGTCCCAACTCCCCGTCTCCGTTCTGGACTTTTTAACAAGATAGTTCCCCCAGAGGGAGCCAACAAAGAAAAGCTGCGTGTTTGCTCTTCTTCTCAG GGTGTGAAAGAGTTCAGTGTGCCAATTGGCCTGGAGGACAAAGTCAAGGTGGACCTTGTGGTTGTTGGCTCGGTGGCTGTGTCAGAGAAAG GTTTCCGCATTGGAAAAGGAGAGGGCTTTGCTGACCTGGAGTATGCAATGATGGCCTCAATGGGAGCAGTGGATGAGTCCACAGTGGTGGTCACTGTAGTGCATGACTGTCAG ATGGTAGACATTCCCGAAGAACTTATGGAGCCACACGACCTGACAGTGGACTACATACTCACACCAAGCAGAGTCATTAAGACAAACTGCCATCTTCCAAAACCTCAAGGAATTATCTGGACTAAG CTGTACCCTGAAAAGCTGGAGAAGATCCCTATCCTGAAGAAACTCCTGGCCCTGGAGGAGCAGGCAGGGAAGGACGTCACCCTGGGGGAGGCGCCGCCGCCTTCGTCCGAGCCTCTATCTCCAAGCggtccccccaaaaatcccaCCCGCCGCAGGCCGAGGCAAAAAGCGGCCCGTCAGGATGGCCGGGATGAACCCAAGGAGGAGAAGGGTGCGGAAGCGGGACAGAACGCCAGACCGCGTCCTGCTCGAGCAAGGAAGGAAAGTAGAGGAAGTGAGGGTGAGGGTGCCGAATGGAGGAGAAGAAGGGGGCAAAATGGAAAAGGGGCAAAGGAGAGGAGCTCACAGGAGACTGGGGGGGAAGTTGGAAACCCCAATAAGATGCCGCTCAGTGTCACCACAGTATATCTGGGCGGCATACCCACCGGGTTACGCGTCAGCGAGCTGAAGACGTCCCTCCGGGAGAGAGATGCGGCGCCGCTGCGGCTCACCTGGCAGGGAGCTCAGCACCGCGCCTTCTTGGACTACAGCGACCCCCAGGTTGCCGAGAAAGCGCTGGAGGCGCTCCAGGGGCTCAACCTGAATGGGCACAGTGTGCAGGCCGAGCTGGCGAAGAGCCAGCGCCGCAGCAAGAGACCCACCGGCCCTTCCAATCGCAAACCCGAACCCGCAACCACAGCGGCTCCGACATCCGACGACACGGAAGTCGCCGGTTCTAAGGTTGAAGACCAAAAGCAGGCAGAGCAATAA
- the foxf1 gene encoding forkhead box protein F1, with the protein MTAEVQQPPAQTPAQSSPMSAPDKTAVMDPTSSSSSSSSSTAKAKKSNAGIRRPEKPPYSYIALIVMAIQSSPTKRLTLSEIYQFLQSRFPFFRGSYQGWKNSVRHNLSLNECFIKLPKGLGRPGKGHYWTIDPASEFMFEEGSFRRRPRGFRRKCQALKPMYSMMNGLGFNHIPESYNFQGGGIGGGIGGGGGGIGGGGGGCIGGGGGGGIGLSCPPNGLSLDSGIGMMNGHMDAMALSGHSMTHLSANGGGHPYMGSCAGSAAEGGYPHHDSSASPLLTSGGVMEPHPVYSSPASAWAPAPASASLNNGVSYIKQQPLSPCNPGANSLQPSLPTHSLEQSYLHQNGHTATDLQGIPRYHSQSPSMCDRKEFVFSFNAMTSSAMHSPSSGSYYHHQQVSYQDIKPCVM; encoded by the exons ATGACGGCAGAGGTCCAACAGCCCCCAGCGCAGACTCCTGCCCAGAGCAGCCCCATGTCTGCTCCGGACAAGACCGCTGTGATGGACCCgacgtcctcgtcgtcgtcttcctcgTCGTCCACGGCCAAAGCCAAGAAGAGCAACGCGGGGATCCGCCGACCGGAGAAGCCCCCTTACTCCTACATCGCCCTCATCGTCATGGCCATCCAGAGCTCGCCTACTAAGCGGCTAACCCTCAGCGAGATCTACCAATTCCTTCAGAGCCGCTTCCCCTTCTTCCGGGGCTCGTACCAGGGCTGGAAGAACTCGGTGCGCCACAATTTGTCCCTCAACGAGTGCTTCATCAAGCTGCCCAAGGGCTTGGGACGTCCCGGCAAGGGGCACTACTGGACCATCGACCCGGCCAGCGAGTTCATGTTCGAGGAGGGTTCCTTCAGGAGGCGACCGCGAGGCTTCCGCCGCAAGTGCCAGGCGCTCAAGCCCATGTACAGCATGATGAACGGCTTGGGCTTCAACCACATCCCAGAGTCGTATAACTTCCAAGGGGGCGGCATCGGCGGTGGcatcggtggcggcggcggaggcatcgggggcggcggaggaggctgcattggcggcggcggtggcggaggTATCGGCCTCTCGTGTCCACCTAACGGCTTGTCCCTGGACAGCGGCATCGGGATGATGAACGGACACATGGACGCCATGGCTCTGTCCGGCCACTCAATGACGCACTTGTCGGCCAACGGCGGTGGCCACCCGTACATGGGCAGCTGTGCGGGCTCCGCTGCCGAGGGGGGGTACCCCCACCACGACAGCTCCGCCTCGCCTCTACTCACCAGCGGCGGCGTGATGGAGCCGCACCCGGTCTACTCTAGCCCGGCGTCGGCGTGGGCTCCAGCTCCGGCCTCGGCCTCGCTCAACAACGGAGTTTCTTACATCAAACAGCAGCCCCTCTCGCCGTGTAATCCGGGTGCCAACTCACTGCAACCCAGCCTGCCCACGCACTCCTTGGAGCAATCTTACCTGCACCAGAATGGTCACACGGCTACGGATTTACAAG GCATCCCCCGGTACCATTCGCAATCCCCAAGTATGTGTGACCGCAAGGAGTTTGTCTTCTCCTTCAACGCCATGACATCTTCGGCCATGCACTCACCAAGCAGTGGctcctactaccaccaccagcagGTCTCCTACCAGGACATCAAGCCATGTGTCATGTGA